CTCAGCGTCGTTGAGAACTTGGTCAGATCCTCGGTGCTGGGCGGTTGCGTGATGTCTTGGTCAGCCAGCCACAAGGTCGCCTTCGTCGAATTCTCGATCCAGTAGGAGCGAGTGTCGAGGGCTGCGGGATGCGTCGCGAGGGCCGCGCAGCGAACCGACCAATCCCGCCACCCGGTGGTGACCGGCTCCAGCGTGATCTCCTCGCCCGCCAGCCGGTGCCCGAACGCGGTGACGATGTCGCTTCCCAGGATTTGACGCGACGCGTCGTCGCTGACCATCTCGTGCACGGCCAGCCCCAGGTGGTGCGGACCGCCGTGCCCACCGGTGATATGCACTGCTGCCAGCGGCGCATCCGAATCACCTTGATCTGAGAGCAATTCGGCCAGAATCTTCGACACCGCAGCCCGTTCCTCCGGGCTGCCGGCGGACACGTCATCAGGAAGTGACACCGTCGAAAGCCGAGTGAATTCCCCGGATGGTGCGATGTGTTGCTCCCACATTCCGGCATTGTCGACGAGCTGCAGCCGCAATGCGTCGTGGTGGTTGGCCACCGCGGTCAGCACTGCCCGGACGTCCTCCGAGCCGATCTTGGGGTCGAGGCGCAGGATCAACGGGACGCGCCAGCGACCGGTGTCGCGCAGTCCCCGGTCGAGGAAGTACGCGATATTCGGCGGAACCGCCGGATGTGCATCTGCTACCGGGGCTTTGGCCAAACCACTCGCCGCGAACGAGGCATCGACGGCAGCCGTCAGCGCGGCCAAGGTCGGGTATTCGTACAGGTCCTGCGGGGTAATGGTCAGGCCCTCGTTGGCGGCGGACATCGCGATGCTGATGGCCATCAGGGAATCGCCGCCCATGCCAAAGAAATTGGCGTTTCGATCGATGGAACTGACACCCATGCACTGCTCCCAGATTCGCCGCAACGTGGTCTCGGTCTGCGACTCTCCGTTCTGTGCCACCTCGACGGTGCCGGCACCAGTCCCCGCGCCCATCGGTGAGCCGTTGCTCCCAGCGGGAACCTGCGACCAGACCATGTGCTTGGGTTCCACCCAATGCCGTTGGCGGGCAAACGGATAACCGGGCAGGGAAACCAGCTGCGGCCGGGCCGCACGCCGCGGCGTCCAGTCGACCGAGATTCCGGCGGACCAGAGCTCACCCAGCGCGCGCAGGAAGGTGTCGCGGTCATCGGCGTTCTGAATCGGGTGCCGCATGAGCCGGACGGCGCGGTGCCCTGCCGACCACTTCGGGTGCCGTATCGCCGAACCGGTGAGGCTGCCGCCGGGACCGACCTCGACGAGGACTCGATCCGGATCTGCCAGCACCACGTCGAGTTCGTCGGCGAACCTGATCGGGGAGCTGATCTGACGTGTCCAGGTGGCCGGATCGGTGACCTGTTGCTCGGTCAACCAGGTTCCGGTGAGATTGCTCAGCAACGGCATGCGCGGAGCGCGCAGTTGCTGCCGGGACAAGAATGCCTGGAATTCATCCAACATCGGATCCATCGCGCTGGTGTGAAACGCGTGGGTGGCGCGGACCCGGCGAACGGGTATCCCGGCCTCGTTGAGACGTTGGGTGAACTGGCGAATCGCGTCCTTGGGGCCGGCGACCACGCAGTTGCCGGGATCGTTGACTGCCGAGAGCTCCGCCCCCGGTAAGAGGTACTGTGCGACCTCGTCGGGGCCCACCGCCACCGCGACCATGGCGCCGGGCGGCGATTCATGCATCAGGCGGGCCCGCAGCGCGACGGTCTTGATCGCGGTCTCGAGGTCGAATACCCCGGCCAGGGTGGCCGCGATGTATTCGCCGGTGCTGTAGCCGATGTAGGCGCCGGCACGCACGCCGTAGCTGTCGATCAGCTTGGCGAGCGCGTACTCCACGGTGAACAGCGCCGGTTGCGATCGGTCGATGCGCTCCAGATCCGTTGCGGTCCCGCTGAACACCTCGGCGGGTAGATCAATGCCCATCTCGTCGCGGAATCCGGCGGCGCAGGTGTCGAAGTGTTCGGCGAAAACGGGCTCGGTGTCGTAGAGCCCCTTCGCCATGCCGATGTGCTGCGCGCCCTGCCCGGGAAACAGGAACACGACGCGGTCCGGCGTTGGTGTCGCCCTTGTGGTCGTCGTGGTTGCTTCGGAGGCACCGTCGGTGCCGGACTCGCCGACGAAGACGTTGTCGTGCTCGGCCGCCCGCAAGACCTTGACGGCGTGTTCGCGGTCGTGGACGACGGCGGCCATCGCGATGTTGTGCTTGCGGCGCCGGGTGAGGGTGTAGGCCACGTCGGACACGTCCGCGCAGTCCGGCCGTTCCAGCGCGCTGGCCAAGGCATCCCGCGACTCCCGCAGCGCGGCAGTCGTTTTCGCGGACAGCAGCAGCACCTGAGGTCCGGTGGTCGCGGTGTGGGCAGGAGCCGGCGGGGCTTGTTCCAGAACGACGTGTGCGTTGGTACCGCCGACCCCGAACGAGCTCACCCCGGCCCGAAGCACGCCGTCCCACTCCCACGGGCCGTACTTGCTTTGCACGACGAATGGACTCTGGTCGAGCCGCAGCTCGGGGTTCGGGCTGGTGTAGTGCAGTGTCGCGGGGATCGCCTGGTGCTTCAGGCACAGGATCGTCTTGATCAGACCCGCGATTCCGGCGGCGACTTCCAGGTGGCCGATGTTGGACTTGACCGAGCCGAGCACGCACGGGCCCGGGCGGGGCGTTTCGGAGAACTCGAATGCCGTTCGCAGCCCTTGGATTTCGATGGGGTCACCCAGCGGGGTGCCGGTGCCGTGGCACTCGACATAGCTGACGGTCGAGGAATCGATGCCGGCCACCGCGTGGGCTTCGGCGATGACGTCGGCCTGGGCGGCCGGGTTGGGGGCCGCGTAGCCCATTTTCGCCGATCCGTCGTTGTTGATCGCCGATCCGCGGATGACGGCGTGAATGCGGTCGCCGGCGTCGATGGCCGCCTGCAACGGCTTGAGCGCCACCATCGCCACACCGCTGCCGAAGACGGTGCCGTCGGCGCGCACGTCGAAGGGCCGGCAATGGCCGACCGCCGACACCATCGATCCCGGCGAGTTCCAGTAACCGACACGGTGCGGGATGCACAACGACGACCCGCCGGCCAGGGCCATGTCGCACTCGCCGGACAGCAGGCTCAGGCAGGCCAGGTGCACGGCGACCAGCGAGGACGAGCATGCGGTTTGGACCGCGATGCTCGGGCCACGCAAGTTGAACGCATGGGATATCCGCGTCGCCAGGAAATCCTTGTCGTTCTGCAGGAACAGGCTGAACTGGTCGAAGTTGAGTCCCTCGGCCAGCACGGCGTTCGGGTCTCGATGCGACAGCAGGTTGTGTAGCAGATAGCCGCTGGGAGAGCTGGTTCCGTACACGCCGATCGAGCCGTCGAACTGGGCGGGGTCACAGCCGGCGTCCTCGAGCGCATGCCACGCGCATTGCAGGAACAGCCGGTGCTGCGGGTCGAGCACCTGCGCGGCCAGTGGGGGGAATCCGAAGAAGTCCGCGTCGAATTCGTCTATCCCGTCCAGTAGCGGTGCGCGGCGCACGTATGCCGGGTCGGCCAGCGTCTTGTCGCTGACCCCCGCGTTGCGCAGTTCCTGTTCCGACAGCGTGACGATCGACTCCTTGCCGCGCCGAAGATTGCTCCAAAAGGTCGACAGATCGTTCGCGCCCGGGAATCTGCCGGCCATGCCGACTACCGCGATGGCGTTGTCGGGTGTGCTCACAGGTCTTGTCCTCCCTGTATTTGAGGTTTAGGGGGTGTAGGTCGCCGCCGTATCGCGGCTCCATGTCGTGCTGCCGCGCGCTGCTGCGCCCGGTCGCGGACGGTGGCCATGCTTTTTTGGTTTTCCAGCGTCTGGTCGGGGCCCGAGAGCCCGAGTTGACGCATCAGGTCGACGGTCAGGTCGTGCAGGGACGCCCCCTGCAAGATCAGAGCCACCGGCGGTTCCACGCCGAAGTCGGCCCGCGCGCCGTTGCGGATCCGCACCGCCATCAAGGAGTCCAGGCCCAGCTCCGTCAGCGGTACGGCGGGATCGACAGCTGACCGGTCAGCGTAGCCCATTACCGCCGCGATCCGCGCGCGCATCCGCTCGGTCACCACCCGCTGAGCCTCGCCCGCGTCGAGGTCGGCAAGCGCGTCGGGGCCGGGCCAGTCGCCGAGATCGCCCGCCGAGTCCAACTCCTCGACCACCCGGGTGAAGTAGCTGATGCCGCGGATCTCCGGGAACGCGATCAGAGCCCGGTCGGCACGCAGCCTTGCGACGCCGGTGCGGGCCCGGCCGGCGGCCAGCAGCGAGTCCAGAGCCTCGATGCCCTCCGCCGGGGTGATGGTGTCGAGGACGCTGCCGACCAGGGCTTGCGCGACGCCCACCTCCGACCACGGCCCCCAGTTGATCACCGCCGCCGGCAGGCCGGACGCCCGGCGCCAGGTGACCAGCGCGTCGAGCCAGGCACTGGCGCAGGCGTAGGCAGCCTGGCCGGGAGAACCCAATAGTGAAGCAACGGAGGAGAATCCGAGCCACCAGTCGAGCTGGCAGCCCTCGGCGGCGTGGTGCATCCGCAGCGCTCCGGCCGCTTTGGGTGCCCATACCCGTTCCAGGGTGTCCCTGCTCATGGAGAACACCAGGCTGTCTTCGATGACCGCGGCGGCATGCACGACACCGCGTAATTCAGCACCCGCTTGTCCCGCTGCCTCGATGAGGCTTTCGGCCACGCCCGGCGCCGCGACGTCGCCGCGGACGACCACGATGTCGGCGCGGGCTTCCAACGCGGCCAAGGCCTTGCGCTGGTCATCGGTGGGTTCGCTGCGGCCATTGAGCACCACCCGGCCGGCGCCGCGGTCCACCAGCCATTTCGCGACGACCAACCCAAGTCCGCCGAGACCACCGGTGACGACGTAGGAGGCTCCGGGGCGGACCACCGGATGACCCGCTTGTGCATCGAAAGTGGCGCGCGACAGGCGTTCGACGAACCTGCGGTCACCCCGCCACGCGATCACGTCGTCATTGCCCGAGTCCCCCAGTTCCGCGGTCAGCGCGGCGAGCGGGTCTGGCATGCCGTCCAGGTCGACCAGGGTGGCGCGCATATCGGGATGCTCGAAGGCCAGTGCCCGCACCAAACCCTTCAAGGATGCCGTTGCGGGGGCTCCCGGGTCGTCGTCGTGAACGGCCAGCCCGCCGCCGGTGACCAACCACAGCCGCGGCGAGCGGCCGTGCCAGGTGCCCACGACCGCGCGAACCACGGTCGTGATCGACCACACCCGGTCTCGCGCCGCGACCAGTCCGTCGTCCAATCCGGTCGAGACGCCGCCGACGAAGACGACCAGGCCGACGGGCGGGTGGTCCGGATCGCCCGCCGTTTCCGCAAATGCGGCCAGCACCGCCGGTTCGTCGCCGAGATCGGCGGTGAGCACCCGCCGCACCGGCGAACGCCACCGCTCGATGAACTGGTCGGCCATGAGCCGGGTTCGGCCGTCCGCGGTCGCGTCGGTG
The nucleotide sequence above comes from Mycobacterium pseudokansasii. Encoded proteins:
- a CDS encoding type I polyketide synthase, whose translation is MSTPDNAIAVVGMAGRFPGANDLSTFWSNLRRGKESIVTLSEQELRNAGVSDKTLADPAYVRRAPLLDGIDEFDADFFGFPPLAAQVLDPQHRLFLQCAWHALEDAGCDPAQFDGSIGVYGTSSPSGYLLHNLLSHRDPNAVLAEGLNFDQFSLFLQNDKDFLATRISHAFNLRGPSIAVQTACSSSLVAVHLACLSLLSGECDMALAGGSSLCIPHRVGYWNSPGSMVSAVGHCRPFDVRADGTVFGSGVAMVALKPLQAAIDAGDRIHAVIRGSAINNDGSAKMGYAAPNPAAQADVIAEAHAVAGIDSSTVSYVECHGTGTPLGDPIEIQGLRTAFEFSETPRPGPCVLGSVKSNIGHLEVAAGIAGLIKTILCLKHQAIPATLHYTSPNPELRLDQSPFVVQSKYGPWEWDGVLRAGVSSFGVGGTNAHVVLEQAPPAPAHTATTGPQVLLLSAKTTAALRESRDALASALERPDCADVSDVAYTLTRRRKHNIAMAAVVHDREHAVKVLRAAEHDNVFVGESGTDGASEATTTTTRATPTPDRVVFLFPGQGAQHIGMAKGLYDTEPVFAEHFDTCAAGFRDEMGIDLPAEVFSGTATDLERIDRSQPALFTVEYALAKLIDSYGVRAGAYIGYSTGEYIAATLAGVFDLETAIKTVALRARLMHESPPGAMVAVAVGPDEVAQYLLPGAELSAVNDPGNCVVAGPKDAIRQFTQRLNEAGIPVRRVRATHAFHTSAMDPMLDEFQAFLSRQQLRAPRMPLLSNLTGTWLTEQQVTDPATWTRQISSPIRFADELDVVLADPDRVLVEVGPGGSLTGSAIRHPKWSAGHRAVRLMRHPIQNADDRDTFLRALGELWSAGISVDWTPRRAARPQLVSLPGYPFARQRHWVEPKHMVWSQVPAGSNGSPMGAGTGAGTVEVAQNGESQTETTLRRIWEQCMGVSSIDRNANFFGMGGDSLMAISIAMSAANEGLTITPQDLYEYPTLAALTAAVDASFAASGLAKAPVADAHPAVPPNIAYFLDRGLRDTGRWRVPLILRLDPKIGSEDVRAVLTAVANHHDALRLQLVDNAGMWEQHIAPSGEFTRLSTVSLPDDVSAGSPEERAAVSKILAELLSDQGDSDAPLAAVHITGGHGGPHHLGLAVHEMVSDDASRQILGSDIVTAFGHRLAGEEITLEPVTTGWRDWSVRCAALATHPAALDTRSYWIENSTKATLWLADQDITQPPSTEDLTKFSTTLSVEQTFELDDARRRFRRSIQEIVLAALGRTIGKAVGGGVVAVELEGEGRSVLRPDVDLRRTVGWFTTYYPVALACGNGSAIQQLDAVHDTVKSVPHYGIGYGLLRYLYAPTGRMLGAQRTPDLHFRYAGVIPELPSTDAPVQFDSDITMPVRETIPGLGHAIELRAYRSGGSLHLDWWYDTRRIPAATVETLARIFPATLSELIQEAIAAEHDESETIEAPEAGALVDLSSLDAG